A stretch of Alkalicella caledoniensis DNA encodes these proteins:
- the yunB gene encoding sporulation protein YunB, which translates to MFRKRRFSLFRGVRIKKFRLIGFLIMILFIYSSVRTFIFIETNLRPTIISIAEARAKVIATEAINNAIDLHIARESRYEHLIFVQKDYQGNIAMAEVNNMEIARIQTLTIMNVQDTLKRIKSEKIRIPLGQALGSEILANYGPKIPVTLVPIGTVQAGITQKFNPAGINIVSHEVGIDIEAEVQIIIPFVSSAVTVTTYTPIVTATYFGKVPDTVINLPLGQNFEIPSVIEGLE; encoded by the coding sequence ATGTTTAGAAAAAGAAGATTTTCCTTATTTAGAGGAGTTAGAATTAAAAAGTTTCGTTTAATAGGTTTCTTAATTATGATACTTTTTATATATTCATCAGTGAGAACATTTATTTTTATTGAAACAAATCTTAGACCTACCATTATTTCAATAGCAGAAGCCCGTGCAAAGGTAATTGCAACTGAAGCCATAAACAACGCCATAGACCTACACATAGCTAGAGAGAGTAGATACGAGCATTTAATTTTTGTTCAAAAAGATTATCAAGGTAACATAGCAATGGCTGAAGTTAATAACATGGAGATCGCTAGGATACAGACACTTACCATAATGAATGTACAAGATACTTTAAAAAGAATAAAATCAGAAAAAATAAGGATACCCTTAGGTCAGGCCCTGGGCAGTGAGATTCTAGCAAATTACGGACCTAAAATTCCAGTAACACTTGTACCAATAGGTACCGTACAAGCAGGAATCACTCAAAAATTTAACCCAGCAGGTATAAATATAGTGTCGCATGAAGTTGGTATAGATATAGAAGCAGAGGTACAGATAATTATACCCTTTGTTTCATCAGCAGTGACAGTTACTACATATACCCCCATTGTAACAGCTACATACTTTGGCAAAGTTCCTGATACTGTAATAAATCTACCACTAGGTCAAAATTTTGAAATACCGTCTGTCATAGAAGGGTTGGAGTAA